One Vicugna pacos chromosome 29, VicPac4, whole genome shotgun sequence DNA window includes the following coding sequences:
- the XKR9 gene encoding XK-related protein 9 isoform X2 translates to MLRLFETYLEGCPQLALQLYILLEHEQANFSQYAAIMVSCCAISWSTVDYQIALRKSLPDKNLLTGPCPKLIYLFYKLFTLLSWMLSIVLLLFLNIKIALFLLLFLWVLGILWAFKEDTQFCASQGMELLYRIVVGFILVFTFFNIKGQNTKCPMSCYYIVRVLATLGVLIVFWFYPLSIFNSDYFIPISVTIALTLLLGIIFLLIYYGTLHPNRSEETKMDEIDGKPVQSDCRMKYFLME, encoded by the exons ATGCTAAGGCTCTTTGAGACCTACCTGGAAGGCTGCCCACAGCTTGCTCTTCAGCTCTACATTCTTCTGGAACATGAGCAAGCAAATTTCTCTCAGT atgcaGCCATCATGGTCTCTTGCTGTGCTATTTCTTGGTCAACTGTTGATTATcaaatagctttaagaaaatcTTTGCCAGATAAAAATCTCCTTACTGGACCCTGCCCCAAACTCATATATCTCTTTTACAAGTTGTTTACATTATTATCTTGGATGTTGAGCATTGTACttcttttattcttaaatattaagattgctttatttctgttgttatttCTTTGGGTTTTAGGCATATTGTGGGCATTTAAAGAGGACACTCAATTTTGTGCTTCCCAGGGAATGGAACTGTTGTATAGGATTGTCGTTGGATTCATTCttgtctttacattttttaatattaagggaCAGAATACCAAATGTCCCATGTCTTGTTATTATATTGTAAGAGTGTTGGCCACATTGGGGGTATTGATTGTGTTCTGGTTTTACCCACTCTCTATTTTTAATTCAGATTATTTTATACCTATCAGCGTCACTATAGCGCTTACTCTTCTCCTTGGAATTatctttcttcttatttattaTGGGACTTTGCACCCAAACAGAAGTGAAGAAACAAAAATGGACGAAATTGATGGAAAACCAGTTCAAAGCGATTGTAGGATGAAGTATTTCCTAATGGAATAA
- the XKR9 gene encoding XK-related protein 9 isoform X3, which yields MKYTKLNFVMSVLGIIIYIADLIVDIWVTVRFFHEGQYVFGILTVGFMLFGTLVVQCFSYSWFKADLKEAGQEIQHCFLLLHCLQGGVFTRYWFALKKGYHVAFKYSSKTDNFVEEQIDPHKEIIDRVTDLSMLRLFETYLEGCPQLALQLYILLEHEQANFSQYYQCSEQ from the exons ATGAAATATACTAAGTTGAATTTTGTGATGTCAGTTCTTGGCATTATAATCTATATAGCTGATTTAATTGTGGACATTTGGGTGACTGTCAGGTTTTTCCATGAAGGACAATATGTTTTTGGTATTTTAACAGTAGGCTTTATGCTCTTTGGAACACTTGTGGTACAATGTTTTAGTTATTCTTGGTTCAAGGCTGATTTAAAGGAAGCAGGCCAAGAAATCCAGCATTGTTTTCTTCTACTTCATTGCTTGCAAGGAGGAGTTTTTACACG GTATTGGTTTGCCTTGAAGAAGGGTTATCATGTGGCTTTCAAATATAGCAGCAAAACTGATAACTTCGTGGAAGAACAAATTGATCCTCATAAAGAAATTATAGATAGAGTGACAGATTTGAGCATGCTAAGGCTCTTTGAGACCTACCTGGAAGGCTGCCCACAGCTTGCTCTTCAGCTCTACATTCTTCTGGAACATGAGCAAGCAAATTTCTCTCAGT
- the XKR9 gene encoding XK-related protein 9 isoform X1 — protein MKYTKLNFVMSVLGIIIYIADLIVDIWVTVRFFHEGQYVFGILTVGFMLFGTLVVQCFSYSWFKADLKEAGQEIQHCFLLLHCLQGGVFTRYWFALKKGYHVAFKYSSKTDNFVEEQIDPHKEIIDRVTDLSMLRLFETYLEGCPQLALQLYILLEHEQANFSQYAAIMVSCCAISWSTVDYQIALRKSLPDKNLLTGPCPKLIYLFYKLFTLLSWMLSIVLLLFLNIKIALFLLLFLWVLGILWAFKEDTQFCASQGMELLYRIVVGFILVFTFFNIKGQNTKCPMSCYYIVRVLATLGVLIVFWFYPLSIFNSDYFIPISVTIALTLLLGIIFLLIYYGTLHPNRSEETKMDEIDGKPVQSDCRMKYFLME, from the exons ATGAAATATACTAAGTTGAATTTTGTGATGTCAGTTCTTGGCATTATAATCTATATAGCTGATTTAATTGTGGACATTTGGGTGACTGTCAGGTTTTTCCATGAAGGACAATATGTTTTTGGTATTTTAACAGTAGGCTTTATGCTCTTTGGAACACTTGTGGTACAATGTTTTAGTTATTCTTGGTTCAAGGCTGATTTAAAGGAAGCAGGCCAAGAAATCCAGCATTGTTTTCTTCTACTTCATTGCTTGCAAGGAGGAGTTTTTACACG GTATTGGTTTGCCTTGAAGAAGGGTTATCATGTGGCTTTCAAATATAGCAGCAAAACTGATAACTTCGTGGAAGAACAAATTGATCCTCATAAAGAAATTATAGATAGAGTGACAGATTTGAGCATGCTAAGGCTCTTTGAGACCTACCTGGAAGGCTGCCCACAGCTTGCTCTTCAGCTCTACATTCTTCTGGAACATGAGCAAGCAAATTTCTCTCAGT atgcaGCCATCATGGTCTCTTGCTGTGCTATTTCTTGGTCAACTGTTGATTATcaaatagctttaagaaaatcTTTGCCAGATAAAAATCTCCTTACTGGACCCTGCCCCAAACTCATATATCTCTTTTACAAGTTGTTTACATTATTATCTTGGATGTTGAGCATTGTACttcttttattcttaaatattaagattgctttatttctgttgttatttCTTTGGGTTTTAGGCATATTGTGGGCATTTAAAGAGGACACTCAATTTTGTGCTTCCCAGGGAATGGAACTGTTGTATAGGATTGTCGTTGGATTCATTCttgtctttacattttttaatattaagggaCAGAATACCAAATGTCCCATGTCTTGTTATTATATTGTAAGAGTGTTGGCCACATTGGGGGTATTGATTGTGTTCTGGTTTTACCCACTCTCTATTTTTAATTCAGATTATTTTATACCTATCAGCGTCACTATAGCGCTTACTCTTCTCCTTGGAATTatctttcttcttatttattaTGGGACTTTGCACCCAAACAGAAGTGAAGAAACAAAAATGGACGAAATTGATGGAAAACCAGTTCAAAGCGATTGTAGGATGAAGTATTTCCTAATGGAATAA